One Streptomyces sp. 840.1 genomic window, GAGCAGCGGACCCTGCGAGCCGGCGGCCTCGAAGCCGGTGCTGTCCCGGACGGCCAGCATCCCCCCGTCCTTGAGCGTGAGCCGGGCCACGAGCTCGGGGCCCCACTTGGGTGTGCCGCCGTAGTTCATCGCGTCACTCCAGATGGTCAGCACCCGCCCGTCCGGCAACTTCTCCCGGACGCAGTCGTCGGGGGCGGGCTCCCCGGCCTTGTCCTTGCACAGGTTCTCGTCCCGGGGGGCGCCGCCGAGCTTCGCGTCCAGCATCTTCGGGGTCTTGACGTCGACGGTCAGATAGCCGACCCCGCCGTCCCTGCGCACGGAGTACTGGCCGTCCAGCGGCCCGACCGGATGCTCCTCGGCCTGCTCCGACGACGCGTGCTTGATGATGACGGCCATCGAGACCTGCTCGACCGCACCGACCCCCTTCGGCAGCAGTGCCGTCAGCTCCTCGGCCCGTCCGCTGTTGCCGACCAGCTCGGTGGGGGCCGCCACCGAGGAGTCCTGCGGGGCCGGTCCCGAGGAGAGCCCCGGCACCACGAACGCCCCTGCGGCGACCGCGCAGACCGCCGCGGCCGACGCCCCGGCCCGGCGGCGCCGCCGCACCCGGGCCGCCCCGGCGTAGACCGCTTCCGTGCTGATGACCGGCTGCCCCGCGTCCTCCGCGGCCCGCCCCAGCAGCTCACGCACCTCGCTCATACCTTCTCCTCCGTCATCTCGGCGCGCAGCGCCGCCAACCCCCGAGCCGCGTGGCTCTTGACCGTGTTCTCCCGCATCCCGAGCAGTGCGGCCGTGGCCTGGATGCTCAGGTCCTCCCAGTAGCGCAGCACCAGTACGGCCCGCTGCCTGGCGGTGAGCCGGGCGAGTGCCGCCCGGACCGCGAGGCCGGTGTCCGTGTCGGGCGCGCGGTCCGCCCGGTCGGGCAGTTCGCCGTACGACTGCTCCCGGCGCCAGAACCGGCGGCGGGACGCGATGAAGGTGTTGACCAGGGTCTTGCGTGCGTACGCCTCGATGTTGTCGAGCCGCCCGTGCCGCCGCCCGCCGAGCACCACCTTGACCAGGGCCGTCTGAACCAGGTCCTCGGCCTCGTGGCGGTCTCCGCAGAGCAGGTAGGCGCTGCGGTACAGCGCGGTGCGTCTGCTCTCCACGAAGGCGTGCAGCGCGGCATCGTCATCGATCCGCATCGTCACCGCCCCTCTCCGGGTCCGCCGGTGCGGACCGTCTCACCCTTCCAGTGCGGTGGGGCGCGGGGCGGGTTGCGGCAGCCGGCCGGAAAACCCGGGAGGGGCGGCCCGGACCGTCGTCCGCGCCGCCCCTCCCGGGATACTGCCGCTACTTCACCGCGAGCACCAGGCTGTCCGAGGGCGAGGCCCAGACGGCCCGCGCCTCGCCGAAACCGGCCGCGCGCAGGGTGTCCGCGTGCCAGCGCACGGACGGCATGTCGCCGTCGGCGTGCTCGCCGTAGATCGCGAACCGTTCGGCGGTCGGGCCGGCGAGCACCGGGTCCTGCGCGGCGAGCGCCCACCAGTCCGCCCAGTCCACGGCGCCGGCGGCCTTGGCCCGGTCCATGCCGGCGTGCCGTCGGGCGCGTTCGGCGGCGTTGATCCGGGGGGTGTCCGTATCGATCATGTGGTCGGCGTTCATGAACACCCCGCCGGCCCGGACGAGGCCGCCGATCTGCCCGTAGAGGGTGGTGAGCGGCTCGCTGTGCAGCCAGTGCAGGGCGGTGGCGGTGAGCACCGCGTCGTACGAGTCGTACGGCAGCGCGTCCGTCCACCGAGGGTCCTTGAGGTCCGCGGTGACGAAGGTGACGCGCTCGTCGCCGTCGAAGGAGCCGCGGGCGATGGCGAGCAGCGCGGGATCGAGGTCGACCCCGGTGCTGGTGGCCTTCGGGAACCGCCGGAGCAGCCGGTCCGTAATACTTCCCGTACCGCACGCGAGGTCCAGCACCCGCGGTTCGGGGCCGACCAGGGCCTCGGTCATGTCGAGCATCACGCGGAAGCGTTCCTCGCGGTCGGGCATGTACCACTCCTGCTGCCGGTCCCAGCTCTCCTGCCAGGACTGCCAGTCGGTACCCCGCGCTGTCTCCGTCACCCGAAACCCTCCTTTGTAATACCCTGGACCCAGAGAAGACCATTACATCATCGTCGCACCGACCTTAGACCGACGCCGTAAGGACTACAAGTGGAACTGGCCTATTACTCGGACTACGCCGTGCGCCTGGTCAACACCGAGGAGCCGGCCCGCAACAAGGACACCCTCACCTCGGTCGACGCGGTGCGCGAGCTCTTCGGCGTCAACGGGCAGGCCGCCCGCCGGGCGACCGACGCGGACGTGACCCGCTTCCGGTCCGTACGGGCCAGGCTCCGCTCGGTCTTCGAGGCGGCCGACGGCGGCGACGAGACGCTGGCCGTGGACCTGCTCAACTCGCTGCTGCTGGAGTTCCCGGTCAGCCCGCAGATCTCCGGCCACAACATCCGGGACGCGGACGGCAAGCCGGACTGGCACATGCACCTGGCCGACCACCCGTCCAACGCCACGGCGGGGTACGCGGCGACCGCGGCAATGGGCCTCGCCTTCCACCTCACCTCGTACGGCGTGGACCGGCTCGGCCTGTGCGAGGCGGCGCCGTGCCGCAACGCCTACCTCGACACCTCGACCAACCGCTCCCGCCGCTACTGCTCGGACCGCTGCGCGACCCGCGCCAACGTCGCGGCCTACCGGGCCCGCAAGCGCCTGGAGACGGAGCGCGCCGCCGAGACCGGCCGCAGCGCGGAGACCGCCCAGCCCGCCACCCCGCGCAACGAGCGCTGATCCTTCGTCAGCGGCCGGTAGCGCGCCCGCACCCTGGCCAGTACCAGCTCCTCGGGCACGACCCCGTAGTCCGTGCTGTCGCCGCCCGCGAACCTGTTGTCACCGAGCACCCACCAGCCCCCGGTCCGCCGCTCCACGGCACGCTTGACCACCAGCAGGTCCTGCTGGAACGGATGCCTCAGGATCACCACGTCACCGGGGCGCACCGGCGCCCCGTACTGCACGAGCAGCCAGTCCCCGTGGTGGAGCGTGGGCACCATCGAGGGCCCGGTCACCTCCACCACCTGGAACGGCACCCGCGCCAGCCCGCGTCCGGGCTGTTCATCGGTCAGCTCCGGCAACTCCGGCACCTCCCGCATCTCTCCGGCACCTCCCCGTCAGTCCAGCACACCGTCCACACAGCGTTCCGTACATTCGGCCACTGGTCCCATCCTCACCCTGGACTTTTGGCCTAAGCCCATGGGGGCACCCACTATTTCGCGGCTCTCACGGAGTAATGTCCCACCTGAGAAGACGATCACGAGGAAGGACAGCCCCATGCTTTCCCGCCTGTTTGCCCCCAAGGTGAAGGTCAGCGCCCACTGCGACCTCCCCTGCGGCGTGTACGACCCGGCCCAGGCCCGCATCGAGGCGGAGTCGGTCAAGGCCGTCCAGGAGAAGTACCAGGCCAACGAGGACGCGGACTTCCGCACGCGCTCGATCCTGATCAAGGAGCAGCGCGCCGAGCTCGCGAAGCACCACGTCTCGGTGCTCTGGAGCGACTACTTCAAGCCGCCGCACTTCGAGAAGTACCCGGAGCTGCACCAGCTGGTCAACGACACCCTGAAGGCGCTCTCCGCGGCCAAGGGCTCGAACGACCCGGCGACCGGCCAGAAGGCTCTGGACCTGATCGCCCAGATCGACAAGATCTTCTGGGAGACCAAGAAGGCCTGATCTCCGGCCGGGCAGCCTGACCCGCGGTTCTCGCCGGTCACGCAGCCCACCCGACCGCACCCGGTCCGCCGGTCGCCCGCAAGGGCGTCCGTGTCGGGCCGGGTGCGGTCTTGTTGGCGGACGCCCCCGTGGTGATCGAAGCCGGAAGGGGCCATGGCGAGGCGCGCTCCGGCCGGCTGGGGCTGGCTCAGGGGCTGAGCAGCGTGCCCTGACCCATGCCGCGCAGC contains:
- a CDS encoding SigE family RNA polymerase sigma factor, with protein sequence MRIDDDAALHAFVESRRTALYRSAYLLCGDRHEAEDLVQTALVKVVLGGRRHGRLDNIEAYARKTLVNTFIASRRRFWRREQSYGELPDRADRAPDTDTGLAVRAALARLTARQRAVLVLRYWEDLSIQATAALLGMRENTVKSHAARGLAALRAEMTEEKV
- a CDS encoding trans-aconitate 2-methyltransferase, translating into MTETARGTDWQSWQESWDRQQEWYMPDREERFRVMLDMTEALVGPEPRVLDLACGTGSITDRLLRRFPKATSTGVDLDPALLAIARGSFDGDERVTFVTADLKDPRWTDALPYDSYDAVLTATALHWLHSEPLTTLYGQIGGLVRAGGVFMNADHMIDTDTPRINAAERARRHAGMDRAKAAGAVDWADWWALAAQDPVLAGPTAERFAIYGEHADGDMPSVRWHADTLRAAGFGEARAVWASPSDSLVLAVK
- a CDS encoding ABATE domain-containing protein — its product is MELAYYSDYAVRLVNTEEPARNKDTLTSVDAVRELFGVNGQAARRATDADVTRFRSVRARLRSVFEAADGGDETLAVDLLNSLLLEFPVSPQISGHNIRDADGKPDWHMHLADHPSNATAGYAATAAMGLAFHLTSYGVDRLGLCEAAPCRNAYLDTSTNRSRRYCSDRCATRANVAAYRARKRLETERAAETGRSAETAQPATPRNER
- the sodX gene encoding nickel-type superoxide dismutase maturation protease; this encodes MREVPELPELTDEQPGRGLARVPFQVVEVTGPSMVPTLHHGDWLLVQYGAPVRPGDVVILRHPFQQDLLVVKRAVERRTGGWWVLGDNRFAGGDSTDYGVVPEELVLARVRARYRPLTKDQRSLRGVAGWAVSALRPVSAARSVSRRLRAR
- the sodN gene encoding superoxide dismutase, Ni produces the protein MLSRLFAPKVKVSAHCDLPCGVYDPAQARIEAESVKAVQEKYQANEDADFRTRSILIKEQRAELAKHHVSVLWSDYFKPPHFEKYPELHQLVNDTLKALSAAKGSNDPATGQKALDLIAQIDKIFWETKKA